One Algihabitans albus DNA segment encodes these proteins:
- a CDS encoding GlxA family transcriptional regulator, with the protein MSRATPPSQKAALSAPSREASDQRPPQRFAFVLVPDFSILAFTSALEPLRAANRLTGQTFYTWALLSGDGAPVHSSSQVGIMVDAALADDQRFDTVIVCAGLGAETARDLRLEGWLRRLARQGCRIGSVSTGTYILARAGLLQDVRCTIHWESLPAFEEAFPDLEATAELFEIDGLRMTCSGGTASLDMMLSVIGLDLGRELATKAAEQFIHERIRSREDKQRMALRARLAVSHPKLLAVIAIMEEHIEDPLPRTDLARMAGLSTRQLERLFRRYLGKTPTRHYLELRLDRARLLLAQTSMSVLEVATACGFVSASHFSKCYREFYNRSPRDDRAATPMRATPAAIA; encoded by the coding sequence ATGTCACGTGCCACGCCTCCGTCTCAGAAGGCCGCGCTGTCGGCACCGTCGAGGGAAGCCAGCGATCAGCGGCCCCCGCAACGCTTCGCCTTCGTTCTCGTTCCGGATTTCTCGATCCTGGCCTTCACATCGGCGCTCGAACCCCTGAGGGCTGCCAACCGCTTGACCGGGCAGACCTTCTATACCTGGGCGCTGCTTAGCGGCGACGGCGCGCCGGTGCATTCCTCCAGCCAGGTCGGCATCATGGTCGACGCCGCTCTCGCGGACGACCAGCGTTTCGATACGGTGATCGTTTGCGCCGGTCTCGGCGCCGAAACTGCCAGAGACCTCCGGCTTGAGGGCTGGTTGCGGCGCCTGGCGAGACAAGGCTGCCGCATCGGATCCGTCTCTACCGGAACCTATATTCTGGCCCGCGCCGGGCTGCTGCAGGACGTCCGCTGCACGATCCATTGGGAGAGCCTACCGGCATTCGAAGAGGCCTTTCCGGATCTCGAGGCGACGGCGGAGCTTTTCGAGATCGACGGCCTTCGCATGACTTGCTCGGGCGGGACGGCGTCGCTCGACATGATGCTTTCGGTGATCGGGCTGGACCTGGGCCGCGAGCTGGCAACCAAGGCGGCCGAGCAGTTTATCCACGAGCGCATTCGCAGCCGCGAAGATAAGCAGCGCATGGCCCTGCGGGCCCGCTTGGCTGTCAGCCACCCAAAGCTCCTGGCGGTCATCGCGATCATGGAGGAGCATATCGAAGATCCCCTTCCCCGCACCGACTTGGCGCGGATGGCCGGCCTCTCCACCAGACAACTCGAACGATTATTTCGTCGCTATCTCGGGAAGACGCCAACGCGACACTACCTGGAGTTGCGGCTTGACCGGGCCCGGCTGCTACTCGCCCAGACATCCATGTCGGTCCTGGAAGTCGCAACGGCCTGCGGCTTCGTTTCCGCGTCCCACTTCTCCAAGTGCTATCGCGAATTCTATAATCGCAGTCCACGCGACGATCGGGCCGCAACACCTATGAGAGCGACACCTGCAGCAATTGCATAA
- a CDS encoding glutamine amidotransferase-related protein: MTPSALLVRHGQHERDDRVAQALSRRGYRLDQRFVAKGDLLPSLREGHDLCVVYGGPQMASEAEQVDYLAAELRWIDDWVGAGRPYLGICLGAQMLARSQGAKVEAHRDGLHEIGYVEILPTPRGREVLPEPIHAYHWHSEGFDLPRGAELLAMGRVFENQAFRLNAHTYGLQFHPEVTREMMQSWMEEAAHCLVRPGAQTRERQIADAGRYHEPLGLWLEGFLDRWIEGR; encoded by the coding sequence ATGACGCCTTCTGCCTTGCTTGTCCGACATGGTCAGCATGAACGAGACGACCGTGTCGCCCAGGCACTGAGCCGGCGCGGGTATCGGTTGGACCAGCGGTTCGTAGCCAAGGGCGACCTTCTGCCCAGCTTGCGGGAGGGACATGATCTCTGCGTCGTCTACGGCGGCCCGCAGATGGCGAGCGAAGCCGAGCAGGTCGATTATCTCGCTGCGGAACTGCGCTGGATCGATGACTGGGTAGGGGCCGGGCGCCCCTATCTCGGGATCTGCCTGGGGGCGCAGATGCTGGCGCGCAGTCAGGGCGCGAAGGTAGAAGCGCATCGTGATGGGCTGCACGAGATCGGCTACGTCGAGATCCTGCCGACGCCGCGCGGCCGCGAAGTGCTCCCCGAGCCGATCCATGCCTACCACTGGCACTCGGAGGGCTTCGATTTGCCTCGTGGAGCGGAGCTCTTGGCGATGGGCCGGGTCTTCGAGAACCAGGCCTTCAGGCTGAACGCCCACACCTATGGTCTGCAGTTTCATCCGGAAGTGACCCGCGAGATGATGCAGAGCTGGATGGAGGAGGCGGCGCACTGCCTGGTCCGCCCCGGCGCCCAGACGCGCGAGCGGCAGATCGCCGACGCCGGGCGCTACCACGAGCCTTTGGGTCTCTGGCTCGAGGGGTTTCTCGATCGCTGGATCGAGGGGCGTTAG